One Vibrio sp. 16 genomic window carries:
- a CDS encoding DUF2339 domain-containing protein: MELVGLLLGLLLIIVILVSPLMSLWACRKIIKLESRVHELEQLASVRQPQKQAQSTQQDTPSYQSPKVPLPRAKVEPAIRAAKPVAKVDTTKTEWFDNTLSHIKKNWLIWIGGIAMVIGAGYLVQAIGSNFILTPIARTALAVTISLIFFAAAEWLHHKIGRTERHLFHAKVDAYIPAVLYATGMSGLYATICFSAIVYQLIPPPIALTAIGILAIAAIALSLRMGPLMIALGLFGGYSAPLWIGGEDPSYLLLSAYITTITAAGLMIRRFIRPHWLICSVTTGQVLWLLLISIDITQEQSLIWFILFIPVSVYLLIFIPHLGWRLEKPIRVKEVYNHPLIAATLLALVTSITLARIDINQPQAVLLFLFPVALLIFPMMKSRAAPRVLSLVTLVAMAITEHISVTLTNQIDEPGGRLVWIATGGVIVLVGARTIGQYFLGDRKPMSYCLALLSLPCMLIGSQLYINLHYSNLLGTWSSFSLILGLGFVASSHSFKQLQQESSTVLHLIIASTCYCLLPADWFTLAVSIQVLLASSQYRFDHLKPNLWLIKGLVGLLTIRLTLLPFVSAWQVTSLPESITLITSFLPALILLQWSGRILEPLVPNLKQWLEVTCLNLSALLIFSQSNFLLLGSYNFIADFDFRSVSLFTLQSLAVFAIYSLKARSTRFTANLYLYVSYIMLAIAITLSVALNTVYQPFLGLNISGEAKPIVNWLSVGWLLPGLLSITIGKRLRTPLKPAYFYWASSIQIGLWAIYSIRQFWQKGSMSINAPTSMAELFSYTALFIFVGATVTYNGAQRSDTRLQKVGLLVLGVAVCKVFLIDTSNLEGLWRAISMLGLGASLVGLGWLFQRLRSKNIVL, encoded by the coding sequence ATGGAACTTGTGGGATTGCTACTAGGTCTTCTTCTCATTATCGTCATTTTGGTTTCACCACTAATGAGTCTATGGGCTTGTAGAAAAATCATAAAACTAGAAAGCCGAGTTCACGAGCTCGAACAATTAGCCAGTGTTCGTCAACCTCAAAAACAAGCGCAAAGCACTCAACAAGACACCCCATCTTATCAATCTCCAAAAGTACCTCTCCCTAGAGCAAAAGTGGAGCCTGCCATAAGAGCAGCAAAGCCTGTAGCAAAAGTGGATACCACGAAAACCGAATGGTTTGATAACACCCTGAGTCACATAAAAAAGAACTGGCTTATTTGGATTGGCGGGATCGCCATGGTGATAGGTGCTGGCTACTTAGTACAAGCCATTGGCAGCAACTTCATTCTTACGCCGATTGCACGCACAGCACTCGCAGTAACTATCTCTCTGATCTTTTTTGCCGCAGCAGAATGGCTGCATCATAAGATCGGTAGGACTGAGCGCCATCTATTCCATGCAAAAGTAGATGCCTACATTCCAGCAGTTTTGTATGCGACGGGCATGAGCGGTCTCTACGCGACCATCTGCTTCAGTGCAATTGTCTATCAACTGATACCCCCGCCTATCGCGCTCACCGCAATAGGCATTCTAGCAATAGCTGCGATTGCACTCAGTCTGCGTATGGGGCCACTAATGATAGCCCTAGGGTTATTTGGGGGCTACAGTGCGCCACTTTGGATTGGAGGAGAGGATCCCAGCTACCTATTACTAAGTGCTTACATTACAACGATTACCGCTGCAGGCTTAATGATACGACGCTTTATACGACCACATTGGTTAATCTGTTCTGTCACCACAGGCCAAGTCCTATGGCTGCTTCTCATCAGTATCGATATCACGCAAGAGCAATCGTTAATCTGGTTTATCTTATTTATCCCTGTATCCGTCTATCTGCTTATTTTTATTCCCCATCTAGGCTGGAGGTTAGAAAAGCCAATCCGAGTCAAAGAAGTCTACAACCACCCACTCATCGCTGCTACTTTGCTGGCACTCGTAACCTCAATAACACTAGCTCGGATTGATATAAACCAGCCTCAAGCCGTTCTTCTTTTCCTTTTCCCTGTCGCATTGCTCATTTTTCCGATGATGAAAAGCCGGGCCGCTCCGCGAGTGCTTAGTCTAGTCACCTTAGTTGCGATGGCTATCACAGAACACATTAGTGTGACACTCACCAATCAAATCGATGAACCGGGCGGAAGGCTTGTCTGGATAGCTACGGGAGGGGTCATTGTCTTAGTTGGCGCTCGAACCATAGGGCAGTACTTTCTGGGAGATCGGAAACCGATGAGCTATTGCTTAGCCCTCTTATCGCTTCCGTGCATGCTGATTGGCTCTCAGCTTTACATTAACCTTCATTATTCGAACTTGTTGGGAACATGGAGTTCATTTAGCTTAATTCTGGGGCTAGGGTTTGTGGCTAGCTCCCATAGCTTCAAGCAGTTGCAACAAGAATCTTCTACCGTATTACATCTCATCATAGCGTCAACATGCTACTGTTTGCTTCCTGCAGATTGGTTTACGCTAGCAGTGTCCATTCAGGTGCTTCTTGCATCGTCTCAGTACCGCTTCGATCACCTCAAACCTAATCTATGGCTGATAAAAGGGCTTGTTGGACTGCTCACTATACGCCTTACATTGTTACCCTTTGTCTCAGCATGGCAGGTGACAAGTCTTCCTGAATCAATCACACTAATAACAAGCTTTTTGCCGGCACTCATCTTACTCCAATGGTCAGGTAGGATACTCGAACCACTTGTCCCTAACTTAAAGCAGTGGCTAGAAGTCACCTGTCTCAATTTGAGCGCTTTACTGATTTTTAGCCAATCGAACTTCTTGCTACTAGGTAGTTATAATTTCATAGCCGATTTTGACTTCCGTTCCGTTAGTTTATTCACTCTCCAAAGTTTGGCTGTGTTTGCCATCTATAGCCTAAAAGCTCGAAGTACGCGCTTTACTGCAAACTTGTATCTTTATGTATCATACATAATGCTGGCGATAGCCATCACTTTAAGCGTGGCACTCAACACCGTCTATCAGCCTTTTCTAGGTTTGAACATATCTGGGGAGGCAAAACCTATTGTTAACTGGCTATCGGTAGGTTGGCTCCTGCCCGGACTACTCTCGATTACTATAGGTAAAAGACTAAGGACTCCTTTGAAGCCCGCTTATTTCTACTGGGCGTCCTCTATTCAAATTGGGCTTTGGGCCATTTATTCCATACGCCAGTTCTGGCAAAAGGGAAGTATGAGCATTAATGCACCAACCAGCATGGCAGAGCTATTTAGCTACACCGCACTCTTTATTTTTGTCGGTGCAACAGTCACTTATAATGGCGCCCAACGTTCAGATACAAGGCTACAAAAAGTAGGGCTGCTCGTACTAGGAGTAGCGGTGTGCAAAGTGTTCTTGATTGATACATCCAACTTGGAAGGGTTGTGGCGAGCCATTAGTATGTTGGGGCTAGGAGCAAGCTTGGTTGGGCTTGGATGGTTGTTCCAGAGATTGCGCAGTAAAAATATTGTGCTGTAA
- the fre gene encoding NAD(P)H-flavin reductase, translating into MTIQCKVKSIKPLACNTYQILLHPETPVAFKAGQYLMVVMGEKDKRPFSIASSPCRHEGELELHIGAAEQNAYALEVVEAMKDALANGGDITIDAPHGDAWVQEESERPILLIAGGTGFSYVRSILDHCVAQSLNNQIHLYWGGRDDCQLYAKEELEQIEAKHENVHFVPVVEDAPTEWTGKVGNVLQAVEQDFDSLAEYDIYIAGRFEMAGAAREQFTQNKGAQSDRMFADAYAFI; encoded by the coding sequence ATGACCATCCAATGTAAAGTAAAGTCTATTAAGCCGTTAGCTTGTAATACTTATCAAATTCTACTTCACCCAGAAACGCCTGTGGCATTTAAAGCAGGGCAATACCTTATGGTAGTGATGGGTGAAAAAGACAAACGTCCTTTCTCGATTGCAAGTAGCCCTTGTCGCCATGAAGGTGAGCTAGAGTTGCACATTGGTGCGGCAGAGCAGAATGCGTATGCTCTAGAAGTTGTTGAAGCAATGAAAGACGCGCTAGCAAACGGTGGTGATATTACTATCGATGCGCCACATGGTGATGCTTGGGTTCAAGAAGAAAGTGAACGTCCTATTCTTTTAATTGCGGGTGGTACAGGTTTTAGTTACGTACGCTCAATTCTGGATCACTGTGTGGCTCAAAGCTTGAATAACCAAATTCATTTGTATTGGGGGGGCCGTGATGATTGCCAACTGTATGCAAAAGAAGAGCTAGAGCAAATTGAAGCTAAACATGAAAATGTTCACTTTGTCCCTGTTGTCGAAGATGCTCCAACAGAGTGGACTGGAAAGGTCGGTAATGTGCTGCAGGCTGTAGAGCAAGATTTTGACTCTCTCGCAGAATATGACATCTATATAGCAGGGCGCTTTGAAATGGCTGGTGCTGCGCGCGAACAATTTACACAAAATAAAGGTGCGCAAAGCGATCGAATGTTCGCTGATGCCTATGCATTTATCTAA
- a CDS encoding 2Fe-2S iron-sulfur cluster-binding protein encodes MSKIIRLQPQGICFEAQDGQTVLEAALNNNIRFPHRCQVGACAACLCRKLEGTVSYDLEPMLTEKEQQQGWIFACQAVAESNLVLTFEE; translated from the coding sequence ATGAGCAAAATAATACGCTTGCAGCCTCAAGGAATTTGTTTTGAGGCGCAAGATGGGCAAACGGTGCTGGAAGCGGCGCTCAACAATAATATACGCTTTCCACATCGTTGCCAGGTTGGAGCGTGTGCAGCCTGTCTGTGCCGTAAACTTGAAGGAACAGTAAGTTACGATCTTGAACCCATGCTCACAGAGAAAGAGCAGCAACAAGGTTGGATATTTGCTTGTCAGGCAGTAGCCGAAAGTAATTTAGTACTTACTTTTGAGGAGTAA
- the ubiD gene encoding 4-hydroxy-3-polyprenylbenzoate decarboxylase produces the protein MSFKDLRDFIAHLEQEGKLKRITHPVDPHYEMTEISDRTLRAGGPALLFENPIGYDVPVLTNLFGTPERVAIGMGRSEVKELREVGKLLAYLKEPEPPRGFKDAIEKIPVFKQVLNMPAKRLRKAPCQEVVWQGEDVDLDKIPVMSCWQDDVAPLLTWGLTVTRGPHKKRQNLGIYRQQKIGKNKIIMRWLAHRGGALDLRDWMETNPGKPFPISVAFGADPATILGAVTPVPDTLSEYAFAGLLRGSKTEVVKSVSNDLEVPASAEIVMEGYIDPNEYADEGPYGDHTGYYNEKEKHHVFTITHITMRKDPIYHSTYTGRPPDEPAVLGVALNEVFVPILQKQFPEIEDFYLPPEGCSYRMAVVTMKKQYPGHAKRVMLGVWSFLRQFMYTKFVVVCDESVNARCWDDVVKAMADNMEPVRDTLMIENTPIDSLDFASPVVGLGSKMGMDATIKWDAENATSPELNAISHVSVDSEALARFKSDNPEVVDIALPSSAQNDRFVIISMRKNQSGQSRQLMEKVWTWLEQHTDSKFAILCDEDVDVHDWNDVIWAMTTRMDPARDTVQIRAENGRCSKLGLDATNKFAGEVDREWGIPIKKDPQLVAQVDAKWSKLGIS, from the coding sequence ATGAGTTTTAAGGATCTACGCGACTTTATTGCCCACTTAGAGCAAGAGGGCAAGCTGAAACGCATTACTCACCCTGTTGACCCACATTACGAAATGACCGAGATCAGCGACCGAACGCTTCGAGCGGGAGGCCCTGCTTTGTTGTTTGAAAACCCAATTGGTTATGACGTACCCGTGCTTACCAACTTATTTGGCACGCCAGAGCGCGTTGCTATTGGTATGGGACGTAGCGAAGTTAAAGAGCTACGTGAAGTGGGGAAATTGTTGGCTTACCTGAAAGAGCCTGAGCCGCCACGTGGTTTTAAAGACGCGATTGAAAAGATCCCCGTCTTTAAACAAGTACTCAATATGCCCGCTAAAAGGCTGCGTAAAGCACCTTGCCAAGAAGTAGTTTGGCAGGGTGAAGACGTGGACCTCGATAAAATCCCAGTGATGAGTTGCTGGCAAGATGACGTGGCCCCTTTATTGACTTGGGGTTTGACTGTTACGCGTGGCCCGCATAAGAAACGCCAGAACCTAGGTATTTACCGTCAGCAGAAGATTGGTAAAAACAAAATCATCATGCGTTGGCTGGCTCACCGTGGTGGAGCTCTTGATCTGCGTGATTGGATGGAAACCAATCCTGGAAAGCCTTTCCCAATATCAGTAGCTTTTGGTGCAGATCCGGCGACCATCTTAGGAGCGGTAACACCAGTACCAGATACATTATCTGAGTATGCATTTGCCGGCTTACTACGTGGCAGTAAAACTGAAGTCGTCAAATCGGTCAGTAACGATCTTGAAGTACCAGCAAGCGCGGAAATCGTGATGGAAGGGTATATCGATCCAAACGAATATGCGGATGAAGGGCCTTATGGCGATCATACTGGCTACTACAACGAAAAAGAAAAGCACCACGTGTTTACCATCACGCACATTACCATGCGTAAAGATCCCATTTATCACAGTACCTACACAGGTCGTCCGCCAGATGAACCTGCGGTATTGGGTGTCGCGCTGAATGAAGTGTTCGTGCCGATTTTGCAAAAGCAGTTTCCTGAGATAGAAGATTTTTATCTACCACCAGAAGGTTGCTCGTACCGAATGGCGGTGGTAACCATGAAGAAGCAATACCCAGGTCACGCCAAGCGCGTAATGCTTGGGGTATGGTCTTTCCTACGCCAGTTTATGTATACCAAATTTGTAGTGGTATGCGATGAGAGCGTTAATGCACGTTGCTGGGACGATGTGGTCAAAGCCATGGCTGACAATATGGAGCCAGTGCGTGACACACTCATGATAGAAAATACGCCTATTGATTCTCTCGATTTTGCATCTCCTGTTGTCGGTCTTGGTTCGAAGATGGGTATGGACGCAACGATTAAATGGGATGCAGAAAACGCCACTTCGCCAGAACTGAATGCAATCTCTCATGTTTCAGTAGATAGTGAGGCGCTCGCAAGGTTTAAATCCGATAATCCAGAGGTGGTGGATATCGCGCTGCCAAGTTCAGCACAGAATGATCGCTTTGTGATTATCTCTATGCGTAAGAACCAATCAGGCCAGTCAAGACAGCTGATGGAAAAAGTCTGGACGTGGTTAGAGCAACACACCGACAGTAAATTTGCCATCCTTTGCGATGAAGATGTCGATGTCCATGATTGGAATGATGTGATTTGGGCGATGACAACTCGTATGGATCCAGCCAGAGACACAGTACAAATTCGAGCTGAGAACGGACGCTGTTCTAAACTAGGGTTAGATGCGACAAATAAATTTGCTGGGGAAGTTGATCGAGAGTGGGGTATCCCAATTAAGAAAGACCCACAGTTAGTCGCACAAGTCGATGCTAAGTGGAGTAAGCTCGGTATATCATGA
- the rho gene encoding transcription termination factor Rho, with product MNLTELKNRPVSDLVKLGESLGLENLARLRKQDIIFAILKAHAKSGEDIFGDGVLEILQDGFGFLRSADSSYLAGPDDIYVSPSQIRRFNLRTGDSIAGKIRPPKDGERYFALLKVNTVNDDKPDNARNKILFENLTPLHANERMVMERGNGSTEDITARVLDLASPIGKGQRGLIVAPPKAGKTMLLQNIAQSIAYNHPECELMVLLIDERPEEVTEMQRLVKGEVVASTFDEPASRHVQVAEMVIEKAKRLVEHKKDVVILLDSITRLARAYNTVVPSSGKVLTGGVDANALHRPKRFFGAARNVEEGGSLTILATALVDTGSKMDEVIYEEFKGTGNMEIHLNRKIAEKRVFPAIDFNRSGTRREELLTKNDELQKMWILRKIVHPMGEIDAMEFLIDKLAMTKTNDEFFDAMRRQ from the coding sequence ATGAATCTAACAGAACTGAAGAACAGACCTGTGTCTGATCTTGTTAAACTTGGCGAAAGCCTAGGCCTAGAGAACCTAGCTCGTCTAAGAAAACAAGATATTATCTTCGCAATCCTAAAAGCGCATGCTAAGAGCGGCGAAGACATTTTCGGCGACGGGGTTCTAGAAATTCTGCAAGACGGCTTTGGTTTCTTGCGTAGTGCAGACAGCTCTTACCTAGCAGGTCCGGACGACATTTACGTGTCACCGAGTCAGATCCGTCGTTTTAACTTACGTACGGGTGATTCAATCGCTGGTAAGATTCGTCCACCTAAAGACGGTGAACGCTACTTTGCGCTACTGAAAGTCAATACAGTTAATGATGATAAGCCAGACAACGCGCGTAACAAGATTCTATTTGAAAACTTGACGCCACTGCACGCCAATGAGCGTATGGTGATGGAGCGTGGTAACGGTTCGACAGAAGATATCACAGCACGTGTTCTAGACTTAGCTTCACCAATTGGTAAAGGTCAACGTGGTCTGATTGTTGCTCCGCCAAAAGCGGGTAAAACAATGTTGCTACAGAACATCGCTCAAAGCATCGCTTACAACCACCCAGAGTGTGAGCTGATGGTACTTCTTATTGACGAACGTCCGGAAGAAGTAACTGAGATGCAACGCTTGGTTAAAGGTGAAGTAGTCGCGTCAACGTTTGATGAGCCAGCATCTCGCCACGTTCAAGTCGCAGAGATGGTAATCGAGAAAGCGAAACGTCTTGTTGAACACAAAAAAGACGTGGTTATCCTGCTTGACTCAATCACTCGTCTTGCTCGTGCATACAACACTGTTGTGCCTTCGTCAGGTAAAGTACTAACGGGTGGTGTGGATGCAAACGCACTTCACCGTCCTAAGCGTTTCTTCGGTGCAGCTCGTAATGTTGAAGAAGGCGGTAGCTTAACGATCCTTGCAACAGCGCTTGTTGATACAGGCTCTAAAATGGATGAAGTTATCTACGAAGAGTTTAAAGGTACAGGTAACATGGAAATCCACCTGAACCGTAAGATTGCAGAGAAGCGCGTCTTCCCAGCAATTGACTTCAACCGCTCGGGCACTCGTCGTGAAGAACTTCTAACGAAAAACGATGAACTACAGAAGATGTGGATTCTGCGTAAGATTGTTCACCCAATGGGCGAGATCGATGCAATGGAATTCCTAATCGATAAACTTGCGATGACAAAGACCAATGATGAGTTTTTCGATGCAATGCGTCGTCAGTAA
- the trxA gene encoding thioredoxin TrxA translates to MSDKILQLTDDGFENDVINAAGPVLVDFWAEWCGPCKMIAPILDEIADEYEGKLTIGKLNIDQNAGTPPKFGIRGIPTLLLFKDGNVAATKVGALSKTQLKEFLDANL, encoded by the coding sequence ATGAGTGATAAGATTTTGCAGCTTACTGATGACGGTTTTGAAAACGATGTAATCAATGCTGCAGGCCCAGTTCTTGTTGATTTTTGGGCGGAGTGGTGTGGTCCTTGTAAGATGATCGCTCCTATCCTAGACGAAATCGCAGATGAGTACGAAGGCAAACTCACTATCGGTAAACTAAATATCGACCAAAACGCAGGTACACCACCTAAATTTGGTATCCGTGGTATTCCAACGTTGCTTCTATTTAAAGACGGTAACGTAGCAGCAACGAAAGTGGGCGCGCTGTCTAAAACTCAACTAAAAGAGTTCCTAGACGCAAACCTATAA
- the rhlB gene encoding ATP-dependent RNA helicase RhlB, protein MKKTHITEQKFADLGLHPQITEGLEKKGFEFCTPIQALALPVLLTGQDIAGQAQTGTGKTLAFLTATFNHLLTTSEHEGRKPTQPRAIIMAPTRELAIQIYNDAEPLIASTGIKAALAYGGESYDKQLAKLEDGVDVLIGTTGRIIDFYKQRVFNLNHIQAVVLDEADRMFDLGFIKDIRFLFRRMPEPKERLNMLFSATLSYRVQELAFEHMHNPEHVVVEPEVKTGHRIQEELFYPSNEHKMALLQTLIEEEWPERAIIFANTKHKCESIWGHLAADGHRVGLLTGDVPQKKRERILEQFTKGDVDLLVATDVAARGLHIPQVTHVFNFDLPDDCEDYVHRIGRTGRAGASGHSISFACEDYAINLPPIEEYIEHTIPVSDYDPSALIEDLPAPIRMRSNRPQQRRTNTGGSRSGNRRQNNRSRQRQPKDS, encoded by the coding sequence ATGAAAAAGACGCATATCACAGAGCAAAAGTTCGCCGATTTGGGTTTACACCCTCAAATTACTGAAGGTCTGGAGAAAAAAGGGTTCGAATTTTGTACCCCGATCCAAGCCTTGGCGTTGCCGGTACTGCTCACCGGCCAAGACATCGCAGGCCAAGCCCAAACGGGTACAGGTAAGACATTAGCCTTCCTGACTGCTACTTTTAACCACTTACTCACGACGTCTGAGCATGAAGGCCGTAAGCCAACTCAGCCACGCGCAATCATTATGGCGCCAACACGTGAGCTGGCGATTCAGATCTATAATGATGCTGAACCACTAATCGCAAGCACAGGTATCAAAGCTGCGCTTGCTTATGGCGGTGAAAGCTATGATAAGCAGCTCGCTAAGCTTGAAGATGGTGTTGACGTATTGATTGGTACAACGGGTCGCATCATCGATTTCTACAAGCAGCGTGTGTTTAACTTAAACCACATTCAAGCTGTCGTCCTTGATGAAGCAGACCGTATGTTCGATCTTGGCTTTATTAAAGACATCCGTTTCTTGTTCCGTCGTATGCCTGAGCCAAAAGAGCGCTTGAACATGCTGTTCTCAGCAACACTTTCTTACCGCGTTCAAGAGCTTGCTTTCGAACACATGCATAACCCTGAGCATGTTGTTGTTGAGCCAGAAGTCAAAACTGGTCACCGCATTCAAGAAGAGTTGTTCTACCCTTCTAACGAACACAAAATGGCGCTACTGCAAACACTTATTGAAGAAGAGTGGCCAGAGCGTGCGATCATTTTCGCCAATACTAAGCACAAATGTGAGTCCATTTGGGGCCACTTAGCGGCCGATGGTCATCGTGTTGGTCTTCTTACAGGTGATGTGCCACAGAAAAAACGTGAGCGTATCCTTGAGCAATTCACTAAAGGTGATGTCGATCTGCTGGTTGCAACCGATGTTGCCGCGCGCGGTTTGCATATCCCGCAAGTGACGCATGTATTTAACTTCGATCTACCTGATGATTGTGAAGACTACGTTCACCGTATTGGCCGTACAGGTCGTGCTGGCGCAAGCGGTCACTCAATCAGCTTTGCGTGTGAAGATTACGCGATCAACCTCCCACCGATCGAAGAATACATTGAGCACACAATCCCGGTATCGGATTATGACCCAAGTGCCCTAATCGAAGATTTACCTGCGCCTATTCGCATGCGTTCAAACCGTCCGCAGCAGCGTCGCACCAATACAGGTGGATCTCGCTCGGGTAACCGTCGTCAAAACAATCGCTCTCGCCAGCGCCAACCAAAGGATTCTTAA
- the gppA gene encoding guanosine-5'-triphosphate,3'-diphosphate diphosphatase, protein MSQAVSSPLYAAIDLGSNSFHMLVVRHIDGSVQTMAKIKRKVRLAAGLDEHNALSLEAMQRGWDCLSLFAERLQDIPTENIRIVGTATLRTATNVDVFLEKANQILGHKIEVISGEEEAATIYKGVAHTSGGSGRRLVVDIGGASTELIIGEGFEAKALTSLKMGCVTWLERHFKDRQLTVTNFNNAILAAKETLQPILEQYQEIGWDVCVGASGTVQALQEIMLAQGMDEVITHAKLKRLQKQAMRADHLEELEIEGLTLERALVFPSGLSILIAIFELLEIDSMTLAGGALREGLVYEMVDELKQDDIRARTIASVQHRYQLDQAYGEQVAHLAQRLLSQCQQDWIVEEQGKVLLETAAKLHEVGLTIDFKKGGEHSAYLLQSLDLPGYTRAQKHLLGEIARRYREQLTSLPEQHAVSGSSAKRILRLLRLAVLLTHRRNPELEPNISLSSEGDKLTLTIDAKWLNANPLTSAELEIEANRQSDIGWPLTVIAQ, encoded by the coding sequence ATGAGCCAAGCCGTTTCATCTCCGCTTTACGCAGCCATCGATCTCGGGTCGAACAGTTTTCATATGCTCGTTGTGCGTCACATTGATGGCAGCGTTCAAACCATGGCCAAAATCAAACGTAAAGTTCGCCTTGCCGCAGGTTTAGACGAACATAACGCCTTGAGTCTAGAAGCCATGCAACGCGGCTGGGACTGCTTGAGCCTTTTTGCCGAACGCTTGCAAGATATCCCCACAGAGAACATTCGCATTGTCGGCACTGCCACATTGCGTACCGCGACCAACGTGGACGTTTTCTTGGAAAAAGCGAATCAAATCTTGGGTCACAAGATTGAAGTGATCAGCGGCGAAGAAGAAGCGGCCACCATCTACAAAGGGGTGGCTCATACCTCTGGAGGCAGTGGGCGTCGTTTGGTGGTAGACATTGGCGGCGCAAGCACCGAGCTAATTATTGGTGAAGGTTTTGAAGCCAAAGCACTAACAAGCTTAAAGATGGGCTGCGTGACTTGGCTTGAGCGTCACTTTAAAGATCGCCAGTTAACCGTCACAAACTTCAACAACGCGATTCTTGCCGCCAAAGAGACCTTACAACCAATCTTAGAGCAGTACCAAGAGATTGGTTGGGATGTCTGTGTCGGCGCCTCGGGCACGGTTCAAGCGCTACAAGAAATTATGCTAGCGCAAGGCATGGATGAGGTCATCACCCATGCCAAACTCAAACGCCTACAAAAACAGGCCATGCGAGCGGATCACTTAGAAGAGTTAGAGATTGAAGGGCTCACACTAGAGCGCGCATTAGTGTTCCCAAGTGGCTTATCAATTCTGATTGCGATCTTTGAATTGTTAGAAATTGATTCTATGACACTGGCTGGCGGCGCTTTGCGTGAAGGCTTAGTGTACGAGATGGTGGATGAACTCAAGCAGGACGATATTCGCGCCCGCACCATTGCGAGCGTCCAACATCGATACCAACTTGATCAAGCGTATGGCGAGCAAGTGGCTCATCTAGCGCAGCGTTTACTCTCTCAGTGCCAACAGGATTGGATTGTCGAGGAGCAAGGTAAAGTGTTGCTCGAGACAGCGGCCAAACTGCACGAAGTCGGCTTAACAATTGACTTCAAAAAAGGTGGTGAGCACAGCGCTTACTTGCTGCAAAGCTTAGATCTGCCTGGCTACACTCGCGCTCAGAAACACTTACTGGGTGAAATTGCCCGTCGTTACCGAGAGCAACTGACCTCTCTACCTGAGCAGCACGCCGTGTCAGGTTCAAGTGCAAAACGCATTTTGCGCCTACTTCGCCTAGCCGTGCTACTAACGCATCGTCGTAACCCTGAGCTTGAGCCAAACATCAGCCTAAGCTCTGAGGGTGACAAACTCACCCTAACCATTGATGCAAAATGGCTAAACGCCAACCCACTGACCAGCGCAGAGCTTGAAATTGAAGCCAACCGCCAAAGTGATATTGGCTGGCCTCTTACTGTTATCGCTCAATAA
- a CDS encoding 7-cyano-7-deazaguanine/7-aminomethyl-7-deazaguanine transporter, with translation MSNFTPAQQRKALLLLVLFHLIIIASSNYLVQLPFTVFGFHTTWGAFTFPFIFLATDLTVRVFGAQLARRIIFLVMLPALAVSYALSVLFFEGQFQGFSHLGEFNLFVARIAIASFMAYLLGQILDVHVFNRLRQLKQWWVAPTCSTLFGNALDTIAFFAIAFYQSPDPFMAEHWTEIALVDYGFKLVISLGLFVPMYGVLLNFLVRKLTAVNPDFKVVGQ, from the coding sequence ATGAGTAACTTTACCCCTGCGCAGCAGCGCAAAGCCCTTCTTTTATTGGTTTTATTCCATCTGATCATTATTGCATCGAGCAACTATTTGGTTCAGTTACCGTTTACGGTATTTGGTTTCCACACCACTTGGGGCGCATTTACCTTCCCATTTATCTTCTTAGCGACTGATTTAACCGTGCGCGTTTTCGGTGCTCAGCTTGCACGTCGTATTATCTTCTTAGTGATGCTACCAGCACTGGCGGTGTCGTATGCACTGTCGGTACTGTTTTTCGAAGGGCAATTCCAAGGCTTTTCCCATCTTGGGGAGTTTAACTTGTTTGTGGCTCGTATCGCGATTGCAAGCTTTATGGCTTATTTATTAGGTCAGATTCTTGATGTGCACGTATTTAACCGCCTGCGTCAGTTAAAGCAGTGGTGGGTAGCTCCAACCTGTTCGACACTATTTGGCAATGCGCTAGATACGATCGCGTTTTTTGCGATTGCTTTCTATCAGAGCCCAGATCCCTTTATGGCGGAGCACTGGACGGAAATCGCGCTGGTGGACTACGGCTTCAAATTGGTCATCAGCTTAGGTTTGTTTGTGCCTATGTACGGCGTGCTATTGAACTTCCTTGTGAGAAAGCTCACTGCCGTCAATCCAGACTTTAAAGTGGTTGGCCAGTGA